Proteins co-encoded in one Capsicum annuum cultivar UCD-10X-F1 chromosome 9, UCD10Xv1.1, whole genome shotgun sequence genomic window:
- the LOC124887293 gene encoding uncharacterized protein LOC124887293 produces MADQSREIDLNEDIDLNKEYDMAERIISLEHINHLLLEKVDKLETNHRVELEAKEMEIRGLKRKLEDYESRWKIQMDLLCTLKNDLAERPANELLTKDSESERKLKIQDNAISQSLIKNEQVGGSSDVNKDN; encoded by the coding sequence ATGGCGGACCAGAGCAGGGAGATTGATCTGAACGAGGATATTGATCTGAACAAAGAGTATGATATGGCCGAGAGAATTATCTCATTGGAGCACATAAACCATTTGTTATTGGAGAAAGTTGACAAGTTAGAAACTAATCACAGAGTTGAATTAGAAGCCAAGGAAATGGAAATTAGGGGCCTAAAGCGGAAGCTTGAGGATTACGAAAGCCGATGGAAAATTCAGATGGATTTGCTTTGTACGCTGAAGAACGATTTGGCGGAGAGGCCAGCTAATGAATTGCTAACTAAAGATTCCGAATCGGAGAGAAAACTGAAGATTCAGGACAATGCCATTTCCCAAAGCCTTATCAAGAACGAACAAGTTGGTGGGTCTTCTGACGTAAATAAAGATAATTGA